A stretch of the Mycolicibacterium celeriflavum genome encodes the following:
- a CDS encoding cytochrome P450 — MESPVQDVAPDEVADLLRDPYPLFAQRRRETGGVFRGSVMDWSKTPESMRPEHLYAAVSFDAVNRVFRDGKVFNSQIYDSTIGLFIGPTILAMEGKKHWEHRNLVSAAFKSRSLAQWEPLIVRPVVTALIDEFVDSGQADLVRDFTLEFPTRVISKLLGLPEDDLPWFRKRAVELISYTIKYKRAFEASAALKDYFLQQIEQRRSKPTEDIIGDLVSAEIDGEKLSDEAIYSFLRLLLPAGLETTFRSSGNLLYLLLTHPEQFRAVQADRDLLPAAIEEGLRYETPLTTVQRYATAKTELEGVKIPAGSVIDVCIGSANRDEKRWERSEEFDIFRKRVPHISFAAGEHTCMGLHLARMETRVAVECLLDRLTNINLVTDDNPQIWGQPFRSPTALPVTFDPAD, encoded by the coding sequence GTGGAAAGCCCCGTTCAGGACGTCGCCCCCGACGAAGTGGCCGACCTCCTCCGTGACCCCTATCCCCTGTTCGCACAGCGGCGACGGGAGACCGGTGGCGTCTTTCGCGGCAGCGTCATGGACTGGTCCAAGACACCGGAGTCGATGCGTCCCGAACATCTCTACGCTGCAGTGTCCTTCGATGCGGTCAACCGGGTGTTCCGCGATGGCAAGGTCTTCAACTCCCAGATCTACGACAGCACCATCGGCCTGTTCATCGGCCCGACGATCCTGGCGATGGAAGGCAAGAAACACTGGGAGCACCGCAACCTCGTGTCCGCGGCGTTCAAGTCGAGGTCGCTGGCGCAGTGGGAGCCCCTGATCGTCCGCCCCGTCGTGACCGCGCTGATCGACGAGTTCGTCGACAGCGGCCAGGCGGATCTGGTGCGCGATTTCACCTTGGAGTTCCCCACCCGGGTCATCTCGAAGCTGTTGGGCCTGCCCGAGGACGACCTGCCGTGGTTCCGCAAGCGCGCCGTCGAACTGATCAGCTACACCATCAAGTACAAGCGTGCCTTCGAGGCGTCCGCGGCGCTCAAAGACTATTTCCTGCAACAGATCGAGCAGCGTCGATCCAAGCCGACCGAGGACATCATCGGCGATCTGGTCTCCGCTGAGATCGACGGCGAGAAGCTCAGCGATGAGGCGATCTACTCATTTCTGCGTCTGCTGCTCCCCGCCGGACTGGAGACCACGTTCCGCTCGTCGGGCAATCTGCTGTATCTGTTGCTGACCCATCCCGAGCAGTTTCGAGCCGTACAGGCCGACCGTGACCTGCTACCGGCTGCCATCGAGGAGGGGCTGCGGTACGAGACACCGCTGACCACCGTGCAGCGGTACGCAACCGCGAAGACCGAACTGGAGGGAGTCAAAATCCCCGCGGGATCGGTGATCGACGTGTGCATCGGCTCGGCGAACCGGGACGAGAAGCGCTGGGAACGCTCCGAAGAATTCGACATCTTCCGCAAACGCGTACCGCACATCTCCTTTGCCGCGGGCGAGCACACCTGCATGGGGCTGCATCTCGCCCGCATGGAGACCCGGGTCGCGGTCGAGTGCCTGCTGGACCGCCTGACCAACATCAACCTCGTCACCGATGACAACCCCCAAATCTGGGGCCAGCCCTTCCGGTCACCCACGGCGCTGCCGGTGACATTCGACCCGGCCGACTGA
- a CDS encoding CaiB/BaiF CoA transferase family protein encodes MEGVRVLEVAQFTFVPAAGAILADWGADVIKVEHPVRGDTQRGFINMGGFQLDPDRHPLIEHPNRGKRSIGIDVSKPEGQEVLYEIAKTADVFLTNYLPAQRQKNRFDVEHIRAANPDIIYARGSAYGDKGPERDVGGFDGTAFWTRSGVGHALTPEEIGGALSQGIPAFGDSIGGMNIAGGISAALFHRARTGEAVELDVSLLSTAWWAAGASVTQGMETGETMRSLMPDATGPSVNPFMANYLTSDGGTINLCIVSPTGYIRDAFAHLGLPELADDPRFCDVMPLIENASAAAELIAEAIRSKPFDYWREHLKTMKGQWAPFQSLLDLGGDEQALANDMVVEVEAADGGDPFKVVRGPVQFNHEPLETTRAPQASEHTELVLMDIGMDWDRIEALKDKGAIA; translated from the coding sequence ATGGAGGGCGTGCGCGTCCTCGAGGTCGCACAGTTCACGTTCGTTCCGGCGGCGGGAGCAATCCTCGCCGACTGGGGTGCCGACGTCATCAAGGTCGAACACCCGGTGCGCGGCGATACCCAGCGCGGCTTCATCAACATGGGCGGCTTCCAACTCGACCCCGACCGCCACCCACTGATCGAGCACCCCAACCGCGGCAAGCGCAGTATCGGCATCGACGTGTCGAAACCGGAGGGCCAGGAAGTTCTCTACGAGATCGCCAAGACCGCCGACGTCTTCCTCACGAACTACCTTCCGGCGCAGCGGCAGAAGAACAGGTTCGACGTCGAGCACATTCGCGCCGCAAACCCGGACATCATCTACGCGCGTGGCAGCGCATACGGCGACAAGGGACCCGAGCGTGACGTCGGCGGGTTCGACGGCACCGCGTTCTGGACGCGCAGCGGAGTAGGCCACGCGTTGACGCCGGAAGAGATTGGTGGGGCGCTGTCGCAAGGCATTCCGGCGTTCGGCGACTCGATCGGCGGCATGAACATCGCGGGCGGGATCTCGGCTGCGCTGTTTCATCGAGCGCGCACCGGCGAGGCAGTAGAACTCGACGTGTCGCTGCTGAGCACCGCATGGTGGGCGGCCGGCGCCAGCGTGACACAGGGCATGGAGACCGGGGAGACGATGCGCTCGCTGATGCCGGACGCGACCGGCCCGAGCGTGAACCCGTTCATGGCGAACTATCTGACCTCGGACGGCGGCACCATCAACCTGTGCATCGTCAGCCCGACCGGCTACATCCGCGATGCCTTCGCCCATCTCGGGCTGCCGGAACTGGCCGACGACCCGCGATTCTGCGACGTCATGCCGTTGATCGAAAACGCCTCCGCCGCAGCCGAATTGATCGCCGAGGCGATCCGCAGCAAGCCGTTCGACTACTGGCGCGAACATCTGAAGACGATGAAAGGCCAATGGGCGCCGTTCCAGAGCCTGCTCGACCTCGGCGGCGACGAGCAGGCACTCGCCAACGACATGGTCGTCGAGGTCGAGGCGGCCGACGGCGGTGATCCGTTCAAGGTGGTTCGCGGGCCGGTCCAGTTCAATCACGAGCCGCTGGAGACCACGCGCGCCCCGCAGGCCAGCGAGCACACCGAACTGGTTCTGATGGACATCGGCATGGACTGGGACCGCATCGAGGCGCTCAAGGACAAGGGCGCGATCGCGTAA
- a CDS encoding coniferyl-alcohol dehydrogenase produces the protein MSGKRKIVVVGAASGIGAAVATHFHERGDHVLAVDRREQRTAASEYTRCDLRDGDSIRDLLAGIGSGWDMLAHVAGVPGTAPAADVLKVNYLGMRLMTEGMLPLLREGGSIVAVASTAALGWEQRTETLSGLLELTDADAVERWQSQQDPDYPVYSTSKQAVILYAKRLAGQAWAKYGVRVNTVSPGPVETPILTDFEQTMGKEVLDMCRATVGRHASVDDIVPAISFLGSPAARWITGQDLQVDAGFISSMTAGTPVQLL, from the coding sequence ATGAGCGGAAAACGCAAGATCGTCGTGGTGGGCGCGGCCTCCGGCATCGGGGCGGCCGTCGCGACCCACTTCCACGAGCGTGGCGATCACGTCCTCGCCGTCGACAGACGCGAGCAGCGAACCGCAGCAAGCGAGTATACCCGCTGCGATCTGCGTGACGGCGACAGCATCCGCGACCTGCTCGCCGGCATCGGATCCGGATGGGACATGCTGGCCCACGTCGCAGGTGTGCCCGGCACCGCACCAGCCGCCGACGTGCTCAAGGTCAACTACCTCGGCATGCGGCTGATGACTGAAGGCATGCTCCCCCTGCTACGCGAGGGCGGTTCGATCGTGGCCGTGGCCTCCACCGCCGCGCTCGGGTGGGAGCAGCGCACCGAGACGCTGTCCGGGCTGCTCGAACTCACCGACGCCGACGCCGTCGAACGCTGGCAGTCTCAGCAGGATCCGGACTATCCCGTGTACAGCACGTCGAAACAGGCGGTGATCCTGTACGCCAAGCGCCTTGCGGGCCAGGCATGGGCGAAGTACGGCGTACGCGTGAACACCGTGAGCCCCGGGCCGGTCGAAACGCCGATCCTCACCGACTTCGAACAGACCATGGGCAAGGAGGTTCTGGACATGTGCCGGGCCACGGTCGGCCGGCATGCGTCGGTCGACGACATCGTGCCGGCCATCTCGTTCCTAGGCTCCCCGGCGGCGCGCTGGATCACGGGCCAGGACCTGCAGGTCGACGCCGGGTTCATCAGCTCGATGACCGCCGGTACGCCGGTCCAGCTGTTATAG
- a CDS encoding aldehyde dehydrogenase family protein, protein MLIDGQLVASASGEQFDNLSPATGQPLGSTAAADADDMDRAIAAARRAFDESDWRTNRRLRARCLDQLQSAIEREQDDLREELIAEVGCPVMTTQSAQLDWPLADGLRYPARLMLDFPWERTLDGGGLFGDRNVRMVVKEPVGVVAAITPSNFPIEVILNKLGPALATGNTVVLKPDPNTPWNATRLGRLIAEHTDIPPGVVNVVPTPSNDVAALLGADPRVDMISFTGSTAVGKLLMRAGADTMKRMFLELGGKSVSIVLEDAPPAAIVGSAIGVCVHAGQACAATTRMLVHRSRFDDAVASVTAAYQAVPIGDPVIPETLVGPVISAAQKRRVLDAVDQARADGAEITTGGGAVANLPDHLAGGHYVAPTVIVGVDNGAAIARQEVFGPVLVVLPFDDDDEAVRIANDSAFGLAGAVSSRSLERGMAIARRIRTGSFGVNGGMFYGADAPFGGFKNSGVGRQCGVEGFEQYLESKTVAYRAPRAKATPPR, encoded by the coding sequence ATGCTCATCGACGGACAGCTCGTGGCATCGGCGTCCGGGGAGCAGTTCGACAACCTGAGTCCGGCCACCGGGCAGCCGCTGGGAAGTACCGCTGCCGCCGACGCCGACGACATGGACCGCGCGATCGCGGCGGCGCGCCGGGCTTTTGACGAATCCGACTGGCGGACCAACCGCCGGTTGCGCGCGCGTTGTCTCGATCAGTTGCAGTCCGCGATCGAACGCGAGCAGGACGATCTGCGCGAGGAGTTGATCGCCGAGGTCGGCTGTCCCGTGATGACGACGCAGTCCGCACAACTCGATTGGCCGTTGGCAGACGGGCTGCGCTATCCGGCGCGGCTGATGCTCGACTTCCCCTGGGAGCGCACGCTCGACGGCGGTGGGCTGTTCGGTGATCGCAATGTGCGCATGGTCGTCAAGGAGCCGGTCGGTGTCGTAGCCGCGATCACACCGTCCAACTTCCCGATCGAGGTGATCCTCAACAAGCTCGGTCCCGCGCTCGCGACCGGGAACACCGTCGTGCTCAAACCCGATCCGAACACCCCGTGGAATGCGACGCGCCTCGGCCGGCTCATCGCCGAGCACACCGACATCCCGCCCGGCGTCGTCAACGTCGTGCCGACGCCGTCCAACGACGTGGCCGCGCTTCTGGGCGCCGACCCCCGCGTCGACATGATCTCGTTCACCGGATCCACCGCGGTCGGCAAGCTGCTGATGCGCGCGGGTGCCGACACGATGAAGCGGATGTTCCTGGAACTGGGCGGCAAGTCGGTGTCGATCGTGCTCGAAGACGCACCGCCGGCGGCGATCGTCGGATCGGCGATCGGTGTGTGCGTTCACGCGGGGCAGGCCTGTGCCGCCACCACGCGCATGCTGGTCCACCGATCGCGGTTCGACGATGCCGTCGCCAGCGTCACCGCCGCATATCAGGCTGTGCCCATTGGGGATCCGGTGATCCCCGAAACCCTCGTCGGCCCCGTGATCAGCGCGGCGCAGAAGCGACGAGTCCTCGACGCGGTCGATCAGGCTCGCGCGGACGGTGCCGAGATCACCACGGGCGGCGGGGCCGTCGCGAACTTGCCCGACCACCTGGCCGGCGGGCACTACGTGGCGCCGACGGTGATCGTCGGTGTCGACAACGGCGCGGCGATCGCCCGGCAGGAGGTGTTCGGGCCCGTGCTGGTGGTGCTGCCGTTCGACGACGACGACGAAGCGGTCCGCATCGCGAACGACAGCGCTTTCGGGCTGGCGGGCGCGGTTTCCTCACGATCGCTGGAGCGCGGCATGGCGATCGCCCGTCGCATCCGCACCGGCTCGTTCGGGGTCAACGGCGGCATGTTCTACGGGGCCGACGCGCCGTTCGGCGGTTTCAAGAACAGCGGTGTCGGACGGCAATGCGGCGTCGAGGGTTTCGAACAGTATCTGGAATCGAAGACCGTTGCCTATCGCGCACCGAGGGCGAAAGCTACGCCGCCGCGATGA
- a CDS encoding acyl-CoA synthetase, with protein MSDSLSTSAPSSTTEFTVPAAADTVAAVIGDREFIIQGDRRYTYAQVVERANRLAAFLHSRGLGCHVERSELAGHEVGQDLLGIYAYNGPEYVEAMLGAWRARVAPFNVNYRYVKNELQYLLADSGATALLYHAAFAPRVAEVLPDLPNLRVLIQIADQSGNDLLYGAVDYESIVGSGAAVLPPLEPSPDDLYVLYTGGTTGMPKGVLWRQHDIFMTSFGGRSLYTGELANSYDDITKRVTEAPETRLMILPPLMHGAAQWAVMTAMTTGQSVVFSTVTERFDADEVVATIEREKVMAVTVVGDAMARPLADAIERTDADLSSLAVVANGGALLTPTAKQRLIDVKPGLIVVDGVGSSETGAQMTHMSASGAVATGKFNAGPDTYVASEDLGTLLEPGHEGMGWLAQRGYVPLGYKGDATKTAATFPVIDGVRYSVPGDRARHLADGTVELLGRDSVTINSGGEKIFAEEVETAIASHPAVADVVVAGRPSERWGQEVVAVVALTEGASAGAQELIDHAANSIARYKLPKAIVFRPTIERSPAGKADYRWAREQAISGDA; from the coding sequence ATGTCTGATTCGCTCTCCACGTCCGCGCCGTCGAGCACCACCGAGTTCACTGTTCCGGCTGCCGCCGACACCGTCGCCGCCGTGATCGGCGACCGAGAGTTCATCATTCAGGGCGACCGTCGCTACACCTACGCGCAGGTTGTCGAACGCGCCAACCGGCTGGCGGCATTCCTGCACAGCCGCGGGCTGGGTTGCCATGTCGAGCGCTCCGAGTTGGCCGGCCACGAGGTGGGCCAGGACCTGCTGGGCATCTACGCCTACAACGGACCGGAGTACGTCGAGGCGATGCTCGGCGCCTGGCGGGCCCGCGTCGCGCCGTTCAACGTCAACTACCGCTACGTCAAGAACGAACTGCAGTACCTGCTCGCCGATTCCGGCGCCACCGCACTGCTGTACCACGCCGCGTTCGCCCCGCGCGTCGCCGAGGTGCTGCCGGACCTGCCTAACCTGCGGGTGCTGATCCAGATCGCTGACCAGTCGGGCAACGATCTGCTCTACGGCGCAGTCGACTACGAGTCGATCGTCGGGTCGGGCGCCGCGGTGCTGCCACCGCTGGAGCCCTCACCCGACGATCTCTACGTGCTCTACACCGGGGGCACGACCGGTATGCCGAAGGGTGTGCTGTGGCGCCAGCACGACATCTTCATGACCTCGTTCGGCGGCCGCAGCCTCTACACCGGCGAACTCGCCAACTCTTACGACGACATCACCAAACGAGTGACCGAGGCGCCGGAGACGCGATTGATGATCCTGCCGCCGCTGATGCACGGCGCCGCACAGTGGGCGGTGATGACGGCGATGACGACAGGCCAGTCGGTCGTGTTCTCCACTGTCACCGAGCGTTTCGACGCCGACGAAGTGGTGGCCACCATCGAACGCGAGAAGGTGATGGCAGTGACGGTCGTGGGTGACGCGATGGCGCGACCACTGGCCGATGCGATCGAACGCACCGACGCCGACCTGTCGTCGCTGGCCGTGGTCGCCAACGGTGGCGCGCTGTTGACGCCGACCGCCAAACAGCGCCTCATCGACGTCAAGCCCGGGTTGATCGTCGTCGACGGGGTCGGTTCCTCCGAGACCGGCGCGCAGATGACGCACATGTCCGCCTCCGGCGCGGTGGCGACCGGCAAGTTCAACGCCGGACCCGACACCTACGTTGCCTCCGAGGATCTCGGCACGCTGCTCGAGCCGGGCCACGAGGGAATGGGATGGTTGGCCCAACGCGGTTACGTGCCACTGGGTTACAAGGGTGACGCGACCAAGACCGCCGCCACCTTCCCGGTGATCGACGGCGTGCGGTACTCCGTGCCCGGCGACCGCGCCCGCCATCTCGCCGACGGGACCGTCGAACTCCTCGGCCGCGATTCGGTCACCATCAACTCCGGCGGCGAGAAGATCTTCGCCGAGGAGGTCGAGACCGCGATCGCCTCGCATCCAGCGGTGGCAGACGTCGTGGTCGCGGGCCGGCCCAGCGAGCGGTGGGGTCAGGAGGTGGTCGCCGTCGTCGCGCTGACCGAGGGCGCCAGCGCTGGGGCCCAGGAACTCATCGACCATGCCGCGAATTCGATTGCGCGCTATAAGCTTCCGAAGGCGATCGTGTTCCGTCCGACGATCGAACGCAGCCCCGCGGGCAAGGCCGACTACCGGTGGGCCCGCGAGCAGGCGATCAGCGGCGACGCCTGA
- a CDS encoding TetR/AcrR family transcriptional regulator has protein sequence MPATGAGETRQRRDRGSISADEILNGALEVAAEVSIDNLSMPQLAKHLGVGVTSIYWYFRRKDDLLDAMTNRALERFEFTVPTIAASNWRESLRDHALTMRRRFRADPVLCDLVLIRGQYGHRAMHAALQKLGQPIGALIEAGLSAEQAVETYGAISVHIRGSVVLERLQERTEGFPSQLVDGGRYIGFADDVDFAYVLDSILDHAEAIIAAA, from the coding sequence GTGCCCGCAACAGGTGCCGGAGAAACCCGCCAACGCCGCGACCGCGGGTCGATCAGCGCCGACGAAATCCTCAACGGCGCACTCGAAGTCGCCGCCGAGGTGTCGATCGACAATCTGAGCATGCCGCAACTGGCCAAACATCTCGGGGTGGGGGTCACCAGCATCTACTGGTACTTCCGCCGCAAGGATGACCTGCTCGACGCGATGACGAACCGGGCGTTGGAGCGCTTCGAATTCACCGTACCGACCATCGCAGCGTCGAACTGGCGAGAGTCGCTGCGCGATCACGCGCTGACGATGCGCCGACGGTTCCGCGCCGACCCGGTTCTCTGCGATCTGGTACTGATCCGCGGGCAGTACGGGCACCGCGCCATGCACGCCGCGCTGCAGAAACTCGGACAGCCGATCGGGGCGCTGATCGAGGCGGGGCTCAGCGCCGAGCAGGCGGTCGAGACGTACGGCGCGATCTCGGTGCACATCCGGGGATCGGTGGTTCTCGAACGGTTGCAGGAGCGGACCGAGGGCTTCCCGTCCCAGCTGGTCGATGGCGGCAGGTACATCGGGTTCGCGGACGACGTCGACTTCGCCTACGTCCTGGACAGCATCCTCGACCACGCCGAAGCGATCATCGCGGCGGCGTAG
- a CDS encoding Rieske 2Fe-2S domain-containing protein has protein sequence MKVPFTWKVTGWFMIGWSAEFPQGEVRPLRYFGDDLVAYRDEAGELHVLSAHCRHLGAHIGHGGKVVGDCVECPFHGWRWGPDGTNRYIPYQPDRPNKALRLRVYPVVEQYGCVFAWHQPDGKEPQWEMPDLFHKFPQFPTDPDAYYRPYPEFSSRAEREPVHPQIVAENGPDSAHFHYVHGATVTPVCLNWEAVDEEWRFLTGWPDTRSEDPDKMALYIHSHFSGLGFAISAFEGSSNHRLIFACTPVEDGYSDMFYSIWWPRVPGDTSDVPPDTVREQVQRQFMGTVWDDLNIWRYQEYVERPALSKVDAKPYMAMRKWATQFYEVPATPPGEVPAKV, from the coding sequence GTGAAAGTGCCGTTCACCTGGAAGGTCACCGGTTGGTTCATGATCGGCTGGTCCGCGGAGTTCCCGCAAGGCGAGGTCCGGCCACTGCGCTATTTCGGCGATGACCTGGTGGCCTACCGCGACGAGGCAGGCGAGCTGCATGTGCTTTCCGCGCACTGCCGCCACCTCGGTGCTCACATCGGCCACGGCGGCAAGGTCGTCGGCGACTGCGTGGAATGCCCTTTCCACGGCTGGCGCTGGGGACCCGACGGCACCAACCGCTACATCCCCTATCAGCCGGACCGGCCCAACAAGGCGCTGCGGCTGCGGGTCTACCCGGTCGTCGAGCAGTACGGGTGCGTGTTCGCCTGGCACCAACCGGACGGCAAGGAACCGCAGTGGGAGATGCCCGACCTGTTTCACAAGTTCCCGCAGTTTCCGACAGACCCCGACGCGTATTACCGGCCGTATCCTGAGTTTTCGAGTCGCGCCGAACGCGAGCCGGTGCACCCGCAGATCGTCGCGGAGAACGGTCCCGACAGCGCGCATTTCCATTACGTCCACGGCGCCACCGTCACCCCCGTGTGCCTCAACTGGGAAGCCGTCGACGAGGAATGGCGCTTCCTGACGGGCTGGCCCGACACACGCAGCGAGGACCCCGACAAAATGGCGCTGTACATCCACAGCCATTTCTCCGGGCTCGGCTTCGCGATCAGCGCGTTCGAGGGATCGTCGAACCACCGGCTGATCTTCGCGTGCACACCGGTCGAGGACGGCTACTCGGACATGTTCTATTCGATCTGGTGGCCCCGGGTACCCGGCGACACCTCCGACGTGCCGCCGGACACCGTGCGCGAGCAGGTGCAGCGGCAGTTCATGGGCACGGTGTGGGACGACCTCAACATCTGGCGCTACCAGGAGTACGTCGAACGCCCCGCACTGTCCAAGGTCGACGCGAAGCCGTATATGGCCATGCGCAAGTGGGCGACCCAGTTTTATGAAGTTCCCGCCACCCCGCCCGGCGAGGTCCCGGCCAAGGTATGA
- a CDS encoding cysteine hydrolase, producing MRVDLAQIAAPGHTAIVTQECQGAIVGPDAGLKALADEARREAVPNIERLLPAARSAGVSVVHCLVQRRPDGKGANHNAKIFSFGGAVAIAAGTPGAELLPELGPEPSDVVLRRWHGIGPMGGTDLDAVLRNLGVTTIVAVGVSVNVAITNLVMDAVNAAYHVVVPRDAVAGIPTDYANAVIDNTLSLLATITTTDELITTWKK from the coding sequence ATGAGAGTCGATCTCGCCCAGATCGCGGCGCCCGGCCACACCGCGATCGTCACGCAGGAGTGCCAGGGCGCGATCGTCGGCCCCGACGCCGGGCTCAAAGCCCTGGCCGACGAGGCCCGTCGCGAGGCCGTTCCCAACATCGAACGGCTGCTACCCGCGGCCCGAAGCGCGGGTGTGAGCGTGGTGCACTGCCTCGTTCAGCGCCGCCCAGACGGAAAGGGGGCCAACCACAACGCGAAGATCTTCTCGTTCGGCGGCGCCGTCGCAATCGCCGCCGGCACACCCGGCGCCGAACTGCTGCCCGAACTGGGCCCGGAACCCTCCGACGTCGTGCTGCGCCGGTGGCACGGAATCGGGCCGATGGGCGGGACGGATCTGGACGCGGTGCTGCGCAATCTCGGGGTGACGACGATCGTCGCCGTCGGCGTCTCGGTCAACGTCGCGATCACCAACCTGGTGATGGACGCCGTCAACGCCGCGTACCACGTCGTGGTGCCGCGCGACGCGGTCGCAGGAATCCCCACCGACTACGCGAATGCGGTCATCGACAACACGTTGTCCCTCCTGGCGACGATCACCACCACCGACGAGCTGATCACGACGTGGAAGAAATAG
- a CDS encoding aldehyde dehydrogenase family protein — translation MQATLERQRREFLADGPPSVAVRRNRIDRLLALVLDNADQFVDTMAADYGTRPRTGSLFTEILGMISVIEHTRSHVPQWMRATKLMRATRRFGLRAEVHPSPLGAVGIIGPWNFPVNLVVLPAAAAFAAGNRVMIKMSEITPGTAALMKSLAPKYFDVAELDVVTGGPDVAAAFSALPFDHLFFTGSPSVGAQVQRAAAENLVPVTLELGGKNPVVVSREADLNRSAARIARSRMINGGQVCVCPDYVFVPDDRVDAFVDTAKRTLREMFPAIVGNDDYCSSVNEANYDRVVGLIDDARAKGARVETVLPDGEILPDRDTRKIAPTIVCDVDDRMAIAAEEVFGPVLELRPYRELSEAIDYINRRPSPLVAYWYGPDDDDFRRFVRNTRSGGVARNDFAAQMIPSAAPFGGVGRSGMGAYHGKAGFDAFSHHRTVVGTDLPFTITGRAAPPFTPSTRATTALGLRFARNRTRRRLRRRR, via the coding sequence ATGCAGGCGACCCTCGAGCGGCAGCGGCGCGAATTCCTGGCCGACGGCCCGCCGAGCGTCGCGGTGCGGCGCAACCGTATCGACCGGTTGCTCGCTCTGGTGCTGGACAACGCCGACCAGTTCGTCGACACCATGGCCGCCGACTACGGCACCCGCCCGAGAACGGGATCGTTGTTCACCGAAATCCTCGGGATGATCTCCGTCATCGAGCACACCAGATCGCATGTGCCGCAGTGGATGCGCGCGACAAAGTTGATGCGCGCCACTCGGCGGTTCGGCCTGCGGGCCGAGGTGCACCCGTCACCGCTGGGGGCCGTCGGGATCATCGGTCCGTGGAACTTCCCGGTCAACCTTGTGGTGCTTCCGGCCGCCGCCGCCTTCGCCGCGGGCAACCGCGTCATGATCAAGATGTCGGAGATCACGCCGGGCACCGCCGCTCTGATGAAGTCGTTGGCGCCGAAGTACTTTGACGTCGCCGAGCTTGACGTGGTGACCGGCGGACCCGACGTCGCGGCGGCGTTCTCGGCGCTGCCCTTTGATCACCTGTTCTTCACCGGGTCGCCGTCCGTCGGCGCGCAGGTGCAGCGGGCGGCCGCGGAGAACCTGGTACCCGTCACGCTGGAGCTCGGGGGCAAGAACCCCGTGGTGGTTTCCCGCGAGGCGGACCTCAACCGTTCGGCGGCGCGCATCGCCCGCTCGCGAATGATCAACGGGGGACAGGTCTGCGTGTGTCCCGATTACGTCTTCGTGCCCGACGATCGGGTGGACGCTTTCGTTGACACGGCGAAACGCACACTGCGCGAGATGTTTCCGGCCATTGTCGGCAACGACGACTACTGCTCGTCGGTGAACGAGGCGAACTATGACCGAGTGGTCGGCCTCATCGACGACGCGCGCGCCAAAGGTGCCCGCGTCGAGACCGTCTTGCCGGACGGTGAGATCCTGCCGGACCGCGACACCCGAAAGATCGCTCCCACCATCGTGTGCGACGTCGATGACCGAATGGCGATCGCCGCGGAGGAGGTCTTCGGTCCAGTGCTGGAGTTGCGGCCCTACCGCGAACTGAGTGAGGCGATCGACTACATCAACCGGCGGCCCTCACCGCTTGTCGCGTACTGGTACGGACCGGACGACGACGACTTCCGGCGTTTCGTCCGCAACACGCGCAGTGGCGGGGTGGCGCGCAACGACTTCGCCGCGCAGATGATTCCTTCGGCGGCGCCGTTCGGTGGCGTCGGGCGCAGCGGAATGGGCGCCTACCACGGCAAGGCGGGGTTCGACGCGTTCAGCCACCACCGCACGGTGGTCGGCACGGATCTGCCGTTCACCATCACCGGACGTGCGGCACCACCGTTCACCCCGTCGACGCGGGCGACAACAGCGTTGGGTCTGCGCTTCGCGCGCAACCGGACCCGGCGTCGGCTCAGGCGTCGCCGCTGA
- a CDS encoding PaaI family thioesterase — MTDTEDDIREFARVQPTLGSAEMGRFIGAMRRLQDIAVSTNPDAALWDHTAELLENVCAQLEQRKAPAAVAPAGRAPNLPGNGHPLMPPWQVAESGPDEVTMRGHFSRFHVGGNDAVHGGVIPLFYDWHFGMVVSAAGRPDSRTAYLHVDYRRVTPIDVPLESRAWIDSVDGRKLFVRAVMTDLDGNVLSEANGLMIKLLPHQP; from the coding sequence GTGACCGACACCGAGGACGACATCCGCGAATTCGCCCGGGTGCAGCCGACTTTGGGATCTGCTGAGATGGGCCGCTTCATCGGGGCAATGCGACGGCTCCAGGACATCGCGGTCTCAACCAACCCCGACGCCGCGCTGTGGGATCACACCGCCGAACTCCTCGAGAACGTCTGCGCGCAACTGGAGCAGCGCAAGGCGCCCGCCGCAGTCGCGCCTGCCGGTCGAGCGCCGAACCTGCCCGGCAACGGCCATCCGCTGATGCCGCCCTGGCAGGTGGCGGAGTCGGGGCCCGACGAGGTCACCATGCGCGGGCACTTCAGCCGCTTCCACGTCGGCGGCAACGACGCCGTGCACGGCGGGGTTATCCCATTGTTCTACGACTGGCATTTCGGCATGGTGGTTTCGGCTGCCGGCCGCCCGGACAGCCGCACCGCATACCTTCATGTGGACTACCGCCGCGTGACGCCCATCGACGTGCCGTTGGAGTCGCGGGCCTGGATCGACTCGGTGGACGGGCGAAAACTGTTCGTGAGGGCGGTGATGACCGACCTGGACGGCAACGTACTATCCGAGGCCAACGGTCTGATGATCAAGTTGCTACCACACCAGCCCTGA